Proteins encoded by one window of Simiduia curdlanivorans:
- a CDS encoding c-type cytochrome codes for MACPLPLSRLHKLMILVGLSGILLSLPTLATEQDDKGLPPIRTLTAEQSERAAANYQKYCVLCHGENRQGHVNDHAPSLRSRSLFESGVPHAILRPLSYGRQGTAMGGYLDEVGGPLTLDETWDLTYWLFEQSGVERVAMSTQPVLGDIQRGEKIYQRDCAVCHGKAGEGITAPALGNASALAHNSDEFIRYAIQQGRQDTPMPAFSGRLTEPDIDNVTAFLRSRASGWQDIKPVLQALPTPDQYVVNPQGEQPDFALAQGRYVSSADLYAALVAKKKMVLLDTRVTSVWQTAHIEGSFPAPYYSDFKTIAKDIPRDVLIVAYCSCPRAAADYVIDQLKDLGFNHTAVLYEGIFGWMHEGYPVARRAIATPDDGSSN; via the coding sequence ATGGCGTGCCCATTACCACTATCTAGACTGCATAAACTTATGATTCTGGTTGGTTTGAGCGGTATTTTGCTGTCCTTGCCAACGCTCGCGACGGAACAAGACGATAAAGGTTTACCGCCCATTCGCACGCTAACTGCCGAACAAAGTGAGCGCGCTGCCGCCAACTACCAAAAATATTGTGTGCTGTGCCACGGCGAAAACCGGCAGGGCCATGTCAATGATCACGCGCCATCGTTGCGCAGCCGCAGTTTATTTGAGTCTGGTGTGCCGCACGCAATTTTGCGGCCGCTATCCTATGGTCGCCAAGGCACTGCAATGGGCGGCTATCTCGATGAAGTGGGTGGCCCACTCACGCTGGATGAAACCTGGGACCTTACCTATTGGCTGTTTGAGCAATCTGGGGTTGAGCGCGTGGCGATGAGCACGCAGCCGGTGTTGGGCGACATACAAAGAGGTGAAAAAATATACCAGCGCGATTGCGCCGTGTGTCACGGTAAGGCGGGCGAGGGCATCACCGCGCCGGCGTTGGGTAATGCGTCTGCCCTGGCCCACAATAGCGATGAATTTATCCGCTACGCCATACAGCAGGGGCGGCAAGATACGCCAATGCCTGCTTTCTCCGGCCGATTAACTGAGCCCGATATCGACAATGTGACGGCATTTTTACGCAGTCGCGCTAGCGGCTGGCAAGATATCAAACCAGTGTTGCAAGCCTTACCAACGCCCGATCAATATGTGGTTAACCCACAGGGCGAGCAGCCAGACTTTGCATTGGCGCAAGGGCGCTATGTGTCGTCGGCAGATTTATATGCCGCTTTGGTGGCAAAGAAGAAAATGGTCTTATTGGATACGCGCGTCACCTCGGTGTGGCAAACCGCGCATATCGAGGGCTCTTTCCCGGCGCCTTATTATTCAGATTTTAAAACCATTGCGAAAGATATCCCGCGCGATGTGCTGATTGTGGCCTATTGTTCCTGCCCAAGAGCCGCGGCCGATTATGTGATTGATCAACTTAAAGATTTAGGCTTTAACCATACGGCGGTGTTGTACGAAGGTATTTTTGGCTGGATGCATGAAGGCTATCCGGTGGCGCGCCGGGCGATTGCAACGCCCGATGATGGCAGCTCAAACTAG
- the moaA gene encoding GTP 3',8-cyclase MoaA, translating into MLIDAFDRKIDYIRLSVTDRCDFRCVYCMSEDMTFMPRAQVLTLEELTEIGTAFVELGVSKIRVTGGEPLVRKGVTQVFKQLGKLPLKELTLTTNGSQLPKYAAELKAAGVKRINISLDTLNPAKFRELTRTGELQQVLDGIKAAQDVGFERIKLNAVILKNRNAVEVPELVQFVLDNHLDISFIEEMPLGSIVEHSRALEFCSSADLRDIIGPKFKLEPLQAQTAGPSRYWQVPGYHSRIGFISPHSENFCASCNRVRVSAEGKLLLCLGNEHAADLKAILRAHPGDRERLKATIVQAITIKPERHHFDLNSEPQIVRFMSSTGG; encoded by the coding sequence ATGCTCATTGATGCGTTCGACAGAAAAATCGACTATATCCGCCTGTCAGTGACCGACCGCTGTGATTTTCGCTGTGTCTATTGCATGAGCGAAGACATGACCTTCATGCCCAGGGCGCAAGTACTCACCTTGGAGGAACTCACCGAGATAGGCACCGCATTTGTCGAGCTGGGGGTTAGCAAGATTCGCGTGACCGGCGGCGAGCCGCTGGTGCGCAAAGGCGTAACGCAAGTTTTCAAACAATTAGGCAAACTACCGTTAAAAGAACTCACCCTCACCACCAACGGCTCACAACTACCTAAATACGCGGCCGAACTTAAAGCCGCCGGTGTTAAGCGCATCAACATTAGCCTAGACACCTTGAACCCAGCCAAGTTTCGCGAGCTCACCCGCACCGGTGAACTGCAACAAGTACTGGACGGCATAAAAGCGGCGCAAGACGTGGGCTTTGAGCGGATAAAACTCAATGCGGTTATCTTGAAAAATCGCAATGCAGTGGAAGTGCCAGAGCTAGTGCAGTTTGTATTAGATAATCACTTAGACATCAGTTTTATTGAAGAAATGCCGCTCGGTAGTATTGTCGAACACAGCCGTGCCTTAGAGTTTTGTTCGAGCGCAGACTTGCGCGACATCATCGGCCCGAAATTTAAGCTAGAGCCATTGCAAGCGCAAACCGCCGGCCCCTCGCGTTATTGGCAGGTGCCAGGCTACCACTCGCGCATCGGGTTTATCTCACCCCACTCAGAAAACTTTTGTGCCAGTTGCAATCGCGTGCGCGTAAGCGCGGAAGGAAAATTGCTGCTCTGCCTGGGCAACGAGCACGCGGCAGATTTAAAAGCCATACTGCGCGCCCACCCGGGTGATCGCGAGCGCCTTAAGGCCACCATCGTTCAAGCCATTACGATCAAGCCTGAACGCCACCACTTCGACCTCAACAGCGAACCGCAGATTGTTCGCTTTATGAGTAGCACCGGCGGCTAG
- a CDS encoding DmsC/YnfH family molybdoenzyme membrane anchor subunit, producing the protein MLKDSKQNQLEKIAGSGLSGSSHTPVKGSESAGTAGAMIWEIRTEEQPYAFLSDKKIEESNRYGQKIDLIDLTEHKLPVGRSLYINENPAVGTNPNRNKQHGFYFTADNCIGCHACEAACAEKNETPAHFAFRSVGYVEGGSFPDYKRMNISMACNHCDNPVCLKGCPTRAYTKHVEYGAVLQDPETCFGCGYCTWVCPYNAPQLDPVKGQVSKCNMCVDRLEVGLKPACVSACVGNALDFGVIENVPDNREQALTDIPGFPNSEITHPNVRFQQINQLPDEMKRTDSMPLKYHKDENGRYKPTIDQKKGKSKHWNLARLSSRENPLVLFTLCSQASIGAFALSFLGAQAGIAALVSFQQSALYAPLAILSFLLVGFGLFMSTMHLGKPHRFYRGFNNLRHSPVCREGLGIALFMAGLGLHILFSLPGNRIFQNLYTWLLGSDISALIGPATAQSWAAAFGYFAIPASLAGLYYMNRCYRIEARPFWNHWQVGSAFFGNMLSLGGLVAGAVIVPTLAFSGVDFSVALLVCGGLMALGLLVEAIGHLAHSKAMASAEHEGGASYYIQSTTFGKTFLARNLLLAANLCLVTGLLIALAVWNLDNLYALLAWCFAGGLLIATSIVGRALFYVLVIPTTMPGAFFWKNKGFEEHARDIGLANMPQVGVAPLNH; encoded by the coding sequence ATGTTAAAAGATAGCAAACAAAATCAGTTGGAAAAAATAGCCGGCAGCGGCCTTTCGGGCAGCAGTCACACGCCGGTGAAAGGCAGTGAAAGCGCTGGCACAGCGGGCGCAATGATTTGGGAAATTCGCACCGAAGAGCAACCCTACGCCTTTCTATCCGATAAAAAAATTGAAGAGTCAAACCGCTACGGCCAAAAAATCGACCTGATCGATTTAACCGAGCACAAGCTGCCCGTAGGCCGCTCGCTCTACATTAACGAAAACCCGGCGGTGGGCACCAACCCCAACCGCAATAAGCAGCACGGTTTTTACTTTACCGCCGACAACTGCATTGGCTGCCACGCCTGCGAAGCAGCTTGCGCAGAAAAAAATGAAACACCTGCGCATTTTGCCTTTCGCTCGGTAGGCTATGTGGAGGGCGGCAGCTTCCCAGACTACAAGCGCATGAATATTTCCATGGCCTGTAACCATTGCGACAACCCCGTGTGTTTGAAAGGCTGCCCAACGCGCGCCTACACCAAACACGTGGAGTACGGCGCGGTGCTGCAAGATCCAGAAACCTGTTTTGGCTGCGGCTATTGCACTTGGGTTTGTCCCTACAACGCGCCCCAGCTAGACCCGGTTAAGGGCCAAGTGTCTAAGTGCAACATGTGTGTGGATCGTCTTGAAGTCGGTTTGAAACCGGCTTGCGTTTCCGCCTGTGTTGGCAACGCCTTGGATTTCGGTGTTATTGAAAACGTGCCAGACAATCGCGAGCAGGCACTCACCGATATCCCTGGTTTTCCCAACTCCGAAATTACTCACCCCAACGTGCGCTTTCAGCAGATCAATCAGCTACCCGATGAAATGAAGCGCACCGATTCCATGCCGCTGAAATACCACAAAGATGAGAACGGCCGCTACAAGCCCACCATCGATCAGAAAAAAGGTAAATCCAAACATTGGAATTTGGCGCGGTTAAGTTCGCGCGAGAATCCTCTGGTGCTGTTTACCCTGTGCTCACAGGCCTCCATCGGCGCCTTCGCCTTGAGCTTTCTAGGCGCGCAAGCGGGCATTGCAGCATTGGTCAGCTTTCAACAATCGGCGCTCTACGCACCGCTCGCCATACTAAGCTTTTTATTAGTAGGCTTTGGTTTGTTTATGTCCACCATGCACTTGGGCAAGCCACACCGCTTCTATCGCGGCTTTAATAATTTGCGCCATTCACCTGTGTGCCGCGAAGGTTTAGGTATCGCTTTATTTATGGCTGGCTTAGGTTTGCATATTCTATTCAGCCTGCCCGGCAATCGTATTTTCCAAAACCTTTACACTTGGCTCTTGGGTTCAGATATCAGTGCGCTCATTGGCCCGGCAACCGCACAAAGTTGGGCCGCGGCGTTCGGTTATTTTGCCATCCCGGCAAGCCTCGCGGGTTTGTACTACATGAACCGCTGTTATCGCATCGAAGCGCGCCCCTTCTGGAACCACTGGCAGGTGGGTAGCGCGTTTTTTGGCAACATGCTGTCCTTAGGCGGTTTAGTGGCGGGCGCAGTTATCGTTCCGACTTTGGCATTTTCTGGCGTCGATTTTAGCGTGGCGTTATTAGTGTGTGGCGGCTTGATGGCGCTGGGGTTATTAGTTGAGGCCATCGGCCACCTCGCCCACAGCAAAGCCATGGCAAGCGCCGAGCACGAAGGCGGTGCGTCTTACTACATTCAGTCCACCACCTTTGGTAAAACCTTTTTAGCCCGCAACTTACTGCTGGCGGCTAATCTGTGTTTGGTCACCGGCTTGTTAATCGCCTTAGCGGTCTGGAACCTAGACAATCTGTATGCACTGCTCGCCTGGTGTTTCGCCGGAGGCTTATTGATTGCCACCTCGATAGTGGGGCGCGCATTATTTTATGTGTTGGTGATACCCACCACTATGCCCGGTGCCTTCTTCTGGAAAAACAAAGGCTTCGAAGAACACGCGCGCGATATAGGCCTGGCCAATATGCCGCAGGTGGGTGTGGCGCCTTTAAACCATTGA
- a CDS encoding molybdopterin oxidoreductase family protein — translation MIFGRKKRKPISIPAKPVKEWKYATCNYCSTGCSIELGVSAEGKVITSRGHAGADVNRGKLCIKGLLEHDLFNSPGRGTVPLMREKAHQPFAPTTWDAALDKTAEKIKDIQAKYGRDSFAIVSTGQLLTEEFYALGKLVRGQIGTNNYDGNTTLCMASAVSGYKRSFGSDGPPGCYEDFEHTGCLMAFGSNLPEQHPIIYWRLKEAREKRHFPLIVVDPRVTMLAQFADIHLPITPGTDTVLINAMMHVIFKEGLADEDYIAKHTQGIDDLRELVQSKYDPKQAQHICGIDEDRIRHVARVYANASSAMSIWTMGINQSTHGSDGVANINNLNLITGNIGKLGGTSLSITGQCNAMGTREWSSCSGLPGYRYLEKPEDRQHIADFWGVDESFFPPKRGLAQTDIFPAIESGQIKGLWLVATNPMTSMPNQPRIRKAMEKLEFLVVQDIYEDVETNKHSHVFLPAAVWAEKEGCHTNTERRVNLTRNVLPAYKESKPDFWIFKEMSKRFEDRNKVNFPENAEAAFNEMRELSKGEGRTLDISGMTWDKIEAARGIQWPYTEADASADEARLGKVIAIDNKSRVEFKGNQRLYTDGVFQTPSGRANLICVDFVNNNECPDDDYPFWLNSGRVVEHFHTRTRTGKIGNLNKFSPTPYMEMNPDAAAELGIEHQSYVRLVSRRGDAVVMVQLTHRVGRDMLFIPFHFHDCVNRLTLGLLDPYSRQPAFKQNAVRVEKVDQKEAGRLNLERRTF, via the coding sequence ATGATATTCGGTCGTAAAAAGCGTAAGCCTATTAGCATCCCCGCCAAGCCTGTTAAAGAGTGGAAGTACGCCACCTGTAACTATTGCTCCACCGGCTGCTCCATCGAGCTTGGGGTGAGTGCGGAAGGCAAGGTAATCACCAGCCGCGGCCATGCCGGCGCCGATGTCAACCGAGGCAAACTCTGCATAAAGGGCCTGCTCGAACACGACCTGTTTAACTCACCCGGGCGCGGCACAGTACCGCTCATGCGCGAAAAGGCCCATCAGCCCTTCGCGCCCACGACCTGGGACGCGGCACTGGATAAAACCGCGGAAAAAATTAAAGACATTCAAGCCAAATACGGCCGCGATAGCTTCGCCATCGTATCCACCGGGCAATTATTAACGGAAGAATTTTACGCCCTGGGCAAATTGGTGCGCGGCCAAATAGGCACCAATAATTACGACGGCAACACCACCCTGTGCATGGCCTCGGCGGTTTCGGGTTACAAGCGCTCCTTCGGTTCCGACGGCCCACCGGGTTGTTATGAGGATTTCGAACACACCGGCTGCTTGATGGCGTTCGGGTCAAACTTACCGGAACAGCATCCAATTATTTATTGGCGTTTAAAAGAGGCGCGCGAGAAGCGCCACTTCCCGCTCATTGTGGTAGACCCACGGGTCACCATGCTGGCGCAGTTTGCCGATATTCACCTGCCCATTACACCCGGCACCGACACCGTGTTAATCAACGCGATGATGCACGTTATTTTTAAAGAGGGCTTGGCCGACGAAGACTATATTGCCAAGCACACTCAAGGCATCGACGATTTACGCGAACTAGTACAGAGCAAATACGATCCAAAGCAGGCGCAACATATTTGCGGTATCGACGAAGATCGTATCCGCCATGTGGCCCGGGTTTACGCCAACGCTAGCAGCGCCATGAGCATTTGGACCATGGGCATTAATCAATCCACCCACGGCTCAGACGGCGTTGCCAACATCAACAACTTAAATTTAATCACCGGCAATATCGGCAAATTGGGTGGCACGAGTTTATCGATAACCGGCCAGTGCAACGCTATGGGCACGCGCGAGTGGTCGTCCTGTTCTGGCCTGCCCGGCTACCGCTATTTGGAAAAACCCGAAGATCGCCAACACATCGCCGACTTCTGGGGCGTAGATGAATCTTTTTTCCCACCCAAGCGCGGTTTGGCGCAAACGGATATATTCCCGGCGATCGAGTCCGGCCAAATAAAAGGTTTGTGGTTAGTGGCAACCAATCCCATGACCTCCATGCCCAATCAACCGCGCATTCGCAAGGCGATGGAAAAATTGGAGTTCTTAGTGGTGCAAGACATTTATGAGGATGTGGAAACCAATAAACACTCGCATGTGTTTTTACCGGCTGCCGTGTGGGCGGAAAAGGAAGGCTGCCACACCAATACCGAGCGCCGTGTTAACTTAACCCGCAATGTGTTGCCGGCCTATAAAGAGTCAAAGCCCGACTTCTGGATCTTCAAGGAAATGTCCAAGCGCTTTGAAGACCGCAATAAAGTAAATTTCCCCGAAAACGCCGAAGCCGCCTTTAACGAAATGCGCGAGCTGTCTAAAGGCGAAGGCCGCACGCTCGATATTTCTGGTATGACCTGGGATAAAATCGAAGCCGCGCGCGGTATTCAATGGCCCTACACCGAAGCCGACGCAAGCGCCGATGAAGCGCGCTTAGGCAAAGTGATAGCCATCGATAACAAGAGCCGGGTGGAGTTCAAAGGCAACCAGCGCTTGTACACAGACGGCGTTTTTCAAACCCCCTCGGGCCGCGCCAATTTAATTTGCGTTGATTTCGTTAACAACAACGAGTGCCCAGATGACGACTATCCCTTCTGGCTCAACTCGGGCCGCGTGGTAGAGCATTTTCACACCCGCACCCGCACCGGAAAGATCGGCAACTTGAATAAGTTCAGCCCCACGCCCTACATGGAAATGAACCCCGATGCCGCAGCGGAGCTGGGCATCGAACATCAATCTTACGTGCGCTTGGTGAGCCGGCGCGGCGATGCCGTGGTGATGGTGCAGCTCACCCACCGGGTTGGCCGCGACATGTTGTTTATCCCGTTTCATTTTCACGACTGCGTAAACCGCTTGACCCTCGGTTTACTCGACCCCTATTCGCGCCAGCCCGCCTTTAAGCAAAATGCTGTGCGAGTGGAAAAGGTCGACCAAAAAGAGGCCGGTCGCCTGAACCTAGAGCGCCGAACCTTTTAA
- the cobA gene encoding uroporphyrinogen-III C-methyltransferase, whose protein sequence is MPASPATRTHFLARLKPRNSAAAGRVSLVGAGPGDADLLTVKALRTLQQADVIFYDRLVSEDIRALFPSSTPAIYVGKAKDRHSIPQQDLNSLLVETAQLGLHVCRLKGGDAFVFGRGGEEMLELKQAGIAVDVVPGITAGAGATAYAGIPLTHRGIAQGVSFVTAHGEKELHINWSSLAHSGHTLVFYMGLGSAATIARELQSAGLSANTPAAIIEKGCSAQQRVFTESLAHLPDLVERHQIESPALIVVGEVVRLREQLQWLEQIASPEQQDIYAEVATPVAGNALASVSNSINKNSPWEKLSA, encoded by the coding sequence ATGCCAGCCAGCCCAGCCACAAGAACCCATTTTCTCGCCCGGTTAAAGCCGCGTAATAGCGCTGCAGCTGGGCGCGTGTCCCTGGTGGGCGCAGGGCCTGGCGATGCAGATTTACTCACGGTAAAAGCCTTGCGCACACTGCAGCAAGCCGATGTTATTTTTTATGATCGCTTGGTTAGCGAAGATATTCGTGCCTTATTTCCGAGCAGTACGCCTGCTATTTATGTGGGCAAAGCAAAAGATCGTCATTCCATTCCCCAGCAGGATTTAAATTCTCTTCTGGTAGAAACCGCACAGCTCGGTTTACACGTTTGTCGGCTGAAAGGCGGTGATGCCTTTGTGTTTGGCCGGGGCGGCGAAGAGATGTTGGAACTTAAGCAGGCCGGCATTGCCGTCGACGTGGTGCCCGGCATCACCGCTGGCGCTGGCGCAACGGCCTACGCAGGCATCCCGTTAACCCATCGCGGTATCGCCCAGGGGGTGAGTTTTGTCACCGCGCACGGCGAGAAGGAGTTGCATATCAATTGGTCGTCGCTGGCGCACAGCGGACACACCTTGGTGTTCTACATGGGCTTGGGATCTGCAGCCACTATCGCCCGCGAGTTGCAAAGCGCTGGCCTTAGCGCCAATACACCCGCGGCCATTATCGAAAAAGGTTGCTCGGCTCAGCAGCGTGTATTTACCGAGAGCCTTGCGCACTTGCCCGACTTGGTCGAGCGTCATCAGATTGAATCGCCGGCCTTAATTGTTGTTGGCGAGGTGGTGCGCCTGCGCGAACAGCTGCAGTGGCTAGAGCAAATTGCCAGCCCAGAACAGCAAGATATTTACGCCGAAGTGGCAACGCCTGTTGCAGGCAATGCGCTGGCGAGTGTTTCAAATTCTATTAATAAAAATTCCCCTTGGGAAAAATTGTCAGCCTGA
- the nirB gene encoding nitrite reductase large subunit NirB: MSKQRIVVVGNGMVGHKFIDNVVTSDHANNYQVITFSEEPRLAYDRVQLSKYFSGSSAEDLALTTESYYQDKGVNYVLSDKVVDLDFDNKEVITASGRREAYDQLVLATGSFPFVPPIPGNDQPHCLVYRTIEDLEAITASAQQSKVGVVVGGGLLGLEAANALKQAGLETHVVEFAPRLMAVQLDEGGGKLLRNKIEGLGVRVHTQKATTAIVAGEECRYRMNFADGSHLETDMILFSAGIRPQDELARKCGIDLGERGGIVVDNHCQTSVKNVYAIGECALWSGRIYGLVAPGYEMAKVALSHITGGDQQFTGADMSTKLKLLGVDVASVGDAHGNTPGCKSYTYSNDVDEVYKRIIVSADNTRLLGAVLVGDADGYGILQQLCVNEMDLPDDPNALILPSVDGAGAVMGVDSLPDSAQICSCMDVSKGAICCAVQNGAQTMADVKAETLASTSCGGCTALVKQVLDAELTKLGVEVKNDICEHFAYSRQQLADIVRATKVRSFDALLESHGKGHGCEICKPTVGSILASFWNDYILEDAHIGLQDTNDIFLGNLQKDGTYSVVPRVAAGEITPEKLIVLGEVAKQFNLYTKVTGGQRIDLFGAQLNDLPQIWRILVDAGFETGHAYGKSVRTVKSCVGSTWCRYGVDDSVGLAIEIEDRYKGLRSPHKLKFAVSGCTRECAEAQSKDVGIIATEKGWNLYVCGNGGMRPRHADLFATGLDNETLIKYVDRFLMFYVRTADRLQRTSVWLENLEGGLDYLKKVVIDDALAIGAELEADMAHNISNYQCEWKTTIESPEKLKRFSHFINTDSRDSNLAYVVERKQIRPANEQERIAAVEVVEPEMA; encoded by the coding sequence ATGAGTAAGCAACGCATCGTAGTCGTTGGCAACGGTATGGTCGGCCACAAGTTTATTGATAATGTGGTGACCTCTGATCACGCCAACAACTATCAAGTTATCACGTTTTCCGAAGAGCCTAGGCTGGCCTACGATCGGGTGCAATTGTCCAAGTATTTTTCCGGTTCAAGCGCCGAGGATTTGGCCTTAACCACGGAATCTTATTATCAAGATAAGGGCGTGAACTATGTTCTATCCGATAAGGTGGTTGATCTCGACTTTGACAATAAAGAAGTCATCACCGCCAGTGGTCGGCGCGAAGCCTACGATCAATTAGTACTGGCAACCGGCTCTTTCCCCTTCGTGCCACCTATTCCCGGTAATGATCAACCACACTGTTTGGTTTATCGCACCATCGAAGATTTGGAGGCCATTACCGCGTCGGCCCAGCAATCGAAGGTGGGTGTTGTGGTGGGCGGTGGGCTCTTGGGTTTGGAGGCCGCGAATGCGCTCAAGCAAGCCGGGCTGGAAACTCACGTGGTGGAGTTTGCGCCGCGCTTGATGGCGGTGCAGTTGGACGAGGGCGGCGGCAAGTTACTGCGCAATAAAATTGAAGGTTTAGGTGTGCGCGTGCACACCCAAAAAGCGACCACGGCGATTGTTGCCGGCGAAGAGTGTCGCTATCGCATGAATTTTGCCGATGGTAGCCACCTTGAAACCGACATGATTTTATTCTCCGCCGGTATTCGGCCGCAGGATGAGTTGGCGCGCAAGTGCGGTATCGATTTAGGTGAGCGCGGCGGCATTGTGGTAGATAACCATTGCCAAACCTCGGTTAAAAATGTCTATGCCATTGGCGAGTGCGCGCTGTGGAGCGGTCGTATTTATGGCTTAGTAGCGCCTGGTTATGAAATGGCCAAGGTTGCGCTTTCGCATATCACCGGCGGCGATCAACAGTTTACCGGCGCCGATATGAGCACCAAATTAAAATTGCTTGGTGTCGATGTGGCATCGGTGGGCGATGCCCACGGCAATACCCCCGGTTGTAAAAGTTATACCTACAGCAATGATGTGGACGAGGTGTACAAGCGCATCATCGTGTCGGCCGATAACACCCGCTTGCTCGGTGCTGTGTTAGTGGGTGATGCCGACGGCTACGGCATTTTGCAGCAACTTTGCGTTAATGAAATGGATTTGCCAGACGACCCCAATGCATTGATTTTACCCTCGGTGGATGGCGCCGGTGCGGTAATGGGTGTGGACTCGCTACCCGACAGCGCACAAATTTGTTCCTGTATGGACGTCTCCAAGGGCGCCATCTGTTGCGCCGTACAAAATGGCGCGCAAACTATGGCCGATGTGAAGGCCGAGACTTTAGCGTCTACCAGTTGTGGTGGCTGTACAGCGCTGGTTAAGCAAGTGCTGGATGCCGAGCTAACCAAGCTGGGCGTTGAAGTGAAAAACGATATTTGTGAACACTTCGCCTATTCCCGTCAGCAGTTGGCTGATATCGTGCGCGCCACCAAAGTGCGCAGTTTTGACGCATTGTTAGAGAGTCACGGCAAGGGCCACGGCTGTGAAATTTGTAAACCCACCGTCGGCTCCATATTGGCGTCTTTCTGGAATGATTACATTTTGGAAGATGCGCACATTGGCCTGCAAGATACCAATGATATTTTCTTGGGCAATTTACAAAAAGATGGCACTTACTCGGTAGTGCCGCGCGTTGCGGCGGGAGAAATTACCCCGGAGAAATTAATCGTATTGGGCGAAGTGGCGAAGCAATTTAATCTGTACACCAAGGTCACCGGCGGTCAGCGCATCGATTTGTTCGGCGCACAATTGAACGATTTACCGCAGATCTGGCGCATTCTGGTTGACGCTGGTTTTGAAACTGGCCATGCCTATGGTAAATCAGTGCGCACGGTAAAATCCTGTGTGGGTTCGACCTGGTGTCGCTACGGCGTTGACGACTCCGTTGGCTTGGCTATCGAAATTGAAGATAGATACAAGGGTTTGCGCTCGCCCCATAAACTGAAGTTCGCCGTTTCCGGCTGTACCCGCGAGTGCGCCGAAGCGCAGAGCAAGGATGTGGGTATTATTGCCACGGAAAAAGGTTGGAACCTCTATGTTTGTGGCAACGGCGGCATGCGCCCGCGCCACGCGGATTTATTCGCTACAGGGCTCGACAATGAAACCCTGATTAAATATGTGGATCGCTTCCTGATGTTTTATGTGCGCACCGCCGATCGCTTACAGCGCACCTCGGTTTGGCTGGAAAATTTGGAGGGCGGTTTGGACTACTTGAAGAAAGTGGTGATCGACGATGCCCTCGCGATTGGTGCGGAACTCGAAGCCGACATGGCGCACAACATAAGCAACTACCAGTGCGAGTGGAAAACCACGATAGAAAGCCCTGAAAAATTAAAGCGTTTCAGTCACTTCATAAATACTGATAGCCGCGATAGCAATTTGGCCTACGTGGTAGAGCGCAAGCAAATTCGCCCCGCCAATGAACAAGAGCGTATTGCAGCGGTAGAAGTGGTCGAGCCAGAAATGGCTTAA
- the nirD gene encoding nitrite reductase small subunit NirD, whose product MTEQWQAVCKVEDVIPGTGVCALVAGKQVAIFRTLKEKKLFALDNFDPFGKANVLSRGIQGSIGEDLVVASPLYKQHFVLATGKCLEEDVSIPVYAVREVDGQVQVSV is encoded by the coding sequence ATGACAGAACAATGGCAAGCCGTGTGTAAGGTAGAAGATGTGATTCCGGGTACTGGTGTGTGTGCACTGGTTGCGGGAAAGCAGGTGGCTATTTTTCGCACCCTGAAAGAAAAGAAATTATTTGCGTTAGATAACTTTGACCCCTTCGGCAAGGCCAATGTGCTTTCCCGCGGTATTCAAGGTTCCATAGGCGAAGATCTCGTCGTTGCATCGCCCCTCTATAAGCAGCACTTTGTCTTGGCAACGGGAAAGTGTTTGGAAGAGGATGTCAGCATTCCTGTTTACGCCGTCCGCGAAGTGGATGGCCAGGTTCAGGTTTCGGTTTGA